A stretch of DNA from Streptococcus sp. NPS 308:
TGGGCTTGACGGGCCTTGGCTGTCTTGTCCACACCAGACATAGCTCGCAATCCAATCCAAATCCCTAAAGAAATCACGACGAGAATGGTCGTTAAGATCAAACTCTCGAAATATAAAGAAAATAGTTGCAGCAGCATGATCTCTCTCGTTTCTATCTTTTTTAAAGAGTAAACTCAGCTAGTCCAACTAACTGAGTTTTCCTTTTTACTATTATATCAAATATAAGTCCGTTTGTAACTAGCGAAGAATTCTTTTGTCCGTTCTTCTTTCGGCTGATTGATGATTTCATCCGGTGTGCCTGACTCGATGATTTTCCCTTTATCTAGGAACAAAATCTTATCTGCCACTTGGGCTACAAAAGACATATCGTGACTAACCAAGATCATGGTTTGACCAGACTTAGCGGCATCTGCAATAGATTTTTCCACTTCTCCGA
This window harbors:
- a CDS encoding DUF4059 family protein, whose protein sequence is MLLQLFSLYFESLILTTILVVISLGIWIGLRAMSGVDKTAKARQAHLYDMIMIGVLVIPVLSFAVMSLILVFRA